The genomic interval AATGAGCCGGTTGATGTGGTCTCAGAGGCTGATGAGAGCATGAATGGGAATACTGCATCAAGTCCTACTTCTGAAATGGCTGATGATGGCGGTATTTTCGCAGAGGATTCTCAGTACTTAATAATCCATTGTGTGTTTTGCATTTATGTGGATCACCTCCTATTTCTAAGTAGGATTCGTTGTATAATTTCAGTTTCATTAAACGGCTACGCATCGGATCATTGCTTTGGCAATGTGGAAATGGTAATTATCTTTTCTGTtgatgcctatttcattcgtatgaataaaatctttattacttatcaaaaaaaattatcttttctGTTGATAGATTGAAAAGTATTGTGAATGCTGACGTAGAGATTGAGCAGAGTTTATCTTACCTGCCACGAGGTTTAAATGGGATTCTGTTTAGATCTGAAGGACTAACCGTTCAGTATTTCTTCGTCATAAAGTGTTCTCTGTGTAAACTCTGAACATGTATAGGGGCATTATTGTTGCTTGGCTATGTCAAATAGTCTTGCAATATCATCCCTGCCCACTTTTCATAGATAATGTAATGCTTTCGAAACCCCTTTGCACTTTTGGGAAATTTGCAATATTTTTGTATGACTTTTAATGACTTATTGAGAGAATAAAAGTTCCCACTATTAATTCCATGCTGCCAACCAACTAATGCTAATCGCTTTATAATCACTGGATTCGTTGGTTACTTGGTTCAGTGGGGGCCTCATATGCATGGTTTATACTTGGCAGCTAGTTTGGGTTCATGTTGGCTCACGGTATAATGCTTGGATTCaatttggaaatgaaatagATGCATCTCAGAGTGAATTGGTGATCTTAATGTTGGTTtattgtgtatgtatatatattttatagaaggTTTGCAAATAGTATCATTACCTTCTCTATCGGTACCTATATAACTTACTAGACAATTCTTGGCACAATTTTTTTGCTAACTTGTGGTATGTTTTGCTCTATTATCTCTATTCTAGTTCTGAGAAGTCCGTTTGAACTGTGACTTATCCTCTTATGCAATTCACAGGATGACATAAATATGGAGGTCGTGCTTTGTCTTGATTATGTTATATATCGAGATATCTATTGTACGGCCGCCCTGTTAACTTTTTCACACAATTGCATCAAAATCAGTGGTTCAAATCCACATGGAAGTGAAGATATCTTTGATTTTGAATGGGGAATCGATGATCTTATTGATATTCGGTGCCAGTGGATGGAAAGAGTAAGTTTTGACATTCCTAGCAGGCATCTTTGctaattaatattcatttatGTATGCTTTCTCATGTTGTCTTCATTCAGGTTGAAACTGTCTTTATAGAGATACGCAGAATAGTAGAGGATGCAGATCAGCGCATTTCAGGTCAGTGTacttaaataaattacataaattgaTGCTCATTCTTGTTCATATTTGGATTCATTTAGTTTGATTAGCACTTCAAATGCTTTGCTAGTTTAAAGAAACTAATGCCAAATAGCCCTGTCATGGTTGGTTACGCTTcactgaaaaaaatgaatatgtaATAGTATGGTTGTAAGTGATTACTTTTGGCCCTATGGGTATTTGATATCAATGAGGCTTGAATTGTTATTCagatttatatgtatataaatatgcaCATACATATTTTGCTAACAATACCTTATTATGAGGCATAATCTTTGCttcattttggtttttaaaaCTGTTTGAACTCCAATGTCTAGAATAGGATGGggtttacttttctttttcttaactTTAGTGGTATAGCTTTATGCCTTCATGTTTGTTAGGACTTAAAGAGTGTTAAGCTGAtagtatttttatgttttgctgATAATCTCCATATACCTCAATTTCTAGGCATTGAGGAGTTGAAGATGGCAGTTGTTGACCCTAATTGGTCCCACAAACAGCAAGTGATCAcctctttgaatatgaaatactCGGCTGTGTGGGATGTCATGGTTGAGTAAGTTTTTAAGttttccttaattaattaatatatattatttttgcttaTATTTTTCGTAGTTAAATAATGTTTCTTGTTTTGAGTGAAAATCAATTAGTCATATAAGATGTAGGCTTGATAGAGCTGTCATGCTATATTGGACTTTGCTaacttatcatttaaaaaagaacaaaaaaagttgAGGGTTGCTATCCTTTTTTTAGCATCGAGTGTCTTGCATCCTGCAATGACATTTCTGATGAGTTTTTTAATCAAGAACGATATCCTTCTCCTATTCTTTTGGGTTTCCAGTATAGTCATTAGATGATTCATGCTAATGACATGATGCCTTGCTAGTGTTCTGGAAATTCTGACTTCGTCATTGTTTTGTGACAATGAATTACCTGGAGATATTTTTAAAGGATGACTTTTTATTAACTTGCTGCAGTTTCTTCTGTTGCAATAGTGCGATatttaaatctcattattaGGTCACTTGCTCTAATATTTTGGGATACAACTTTTTCTTCGTGTAGTACGGATCTGGGAATAGCTGGTGATGATTTACGTGGACAGAGTCACTATTTTCCCAAGTGAGTGAAAGGTTTCTACTCATTTAAATGGAACTGTGAATTTGTAAACTTTGATGCATTTGGCTGGTTGTATTACAATGTTCTTTGATTGTCCTGCAATTTTGTCAGCTTTCATCCGTCTTTTAGGAGTTCCTATTTTCTCTTTATATCCTTCACATTTGCTTTTGCCCTTTTGAATCGTGGAATATGCTGAGCTTATTGCATTTTTTGGAATATCGTGcctgatattttattgatttgaaatagagagggatttttttttctctggttTATTTAGAAGCATGCATTTTTGTATCTTCTATAACTGTCAAACTGTGCAGGAAACACACATATATCGCTTTCTGATTGCTTAAATTGTCAATAAATGAGAAAATACAGATACTGAACACAAGGGGAATCCCTTATAACTGTCAGATGGATCTATTATACATCTCCTGTAAAAGGTATAGCAGAGAGAAAAGGCTTGTACGGTATCGAGTTACGCTTAGTAGAAGTTCTAGAATTTCCTTTATGTCAGATAATGGCGTCAATTTGTATGCATCTGTACAATAACTTTCATTCCTCCACTATTTGTGGAGAAATGGTGTTTTTTGTTTAAGTATTCCATGTTGACTCACTGGGTAGTTGTTGTGGTTTAGTACTGAATAACTGACACTTCTATATGCAGTTTTGATGAGTCTTTTGAAGAGGTTGTATATCCAAAAGGGGACTCTGATGCTGTTTCCATCAGTAAGAGAGATGTTGATCTATTACAGCCAGAGACATTTATAAATGATACAATCATTGACTTTTACATCAAGTAAGTCAGATTCATACACTATCGTTTAATTTTGACTATTGACCTaccattttcttctttggatCTAGTGAAACTTACTTTATAATTGGGCGCATCTTTTACTTTTCCCCGTTTGTCAATTGTTTATTCTCTTCAAGGCCGATGCAGTTGGCAGTTATGATTAAACTTCATTGGCTAGCATTGCTAAGTTACTTATGGATCTTTGCTCATCATGTTTTGGAACGTTTGAATCTGTTGAAAGGCCATTGactatttaagattttaattgGTTGGCAGGTATTTGAAGAATCAGATTCAACCTGAGGATAAGCACCGTTTCcacttttttaatagttttttcttCCGGAAGTTGGCTGACATGGACAAAGATCCAACCAGTGCATCTGATGGCAGGGCTGCTTTTCTACGTGTTCGTAAATGGACGAGGAAAGTTAATATTTTCGAGAAAGATTACATCTTCATTCCTATAAACTTTAAGTAAGGAATCTGAAcaattattttgtttatcaCAGTAGGATTCTATGAAATTTGAGCACTGATATGATCTATATCTGCATTCTGATGCCAGCCTACATTGGAGCTTAATAGTCATATGTCATCCTGGTGAAGTGGCTAGATTAAAGGGTACGTTTTTTGGAATGGGTTTGGGTTGCCTCTTTTTATTAATCTTCTTACCATTTATTGTCGTCATCTTTCAGATGATAACTTGGAAAAGTCACCTAAAGTACCGTGTATATTGCATATGGATTCTATCAAAGGAAGTCATACGGGTATAAAAAATCTTGTTCAAAGGTATCCCTTGAACTTTTTTAAGCATACATGTTTTTTTCTGACAGATTGGTGTGTTATTTTGGAGTATATGCGACATTGTTTGGAAACATTAGCTCTTTTCATGTCTTTCCACATCGCTCTAGATTTATCACTTTGCATGCAGAGATGGATAAGGCTCCTATGAGATTAGCAGAATTTGGCTCCACGCCTCTTCCCCCAGTgggtcagagagagagagagagacagagagagtatAGTTGCTTCAATGTTTTCTGCAAATCttacttttatgtaatatattttcatgttatcCATCAGATGGTCAAAAGTGCAATTGTCTTGCATGTGACATCACTCTTTGAAACCAACAAGTGTTCATGTATTTGAGTTGTCGTAAAAGAAGAGCACACATTTAGCAAATAAAGGGTTTCTTTTAGAGTAAATGGATTGGATGCAAGTTGTGTCGAACCTTCCGCTCAATCACTAATGTTTTTAACAACAAACTGTGGGACTGATTGGTAGTGGGATATGGGTAATTTATTGGTGAAAAACATTGCTTGCCTCACTTGACTGGGACCAATTTTGTGATCAGAAAATCATTTAAggaattttgtttctttgttaatcaaataaatctttGCATTGGCAAATTACATCCATTTATGGTCGTAACTTGTAAATTCAACTTCTTCTTTATAATAGTGGTGTAGAGTAGAGAGGAGCTTGTGAGAAGTATTCTGTTTCTCATATCAAGACCTGCTAATTTCCACCTGTGTTCCTCCACTGCCTCCTAAGTTtggtgtttttcttttgttgcttagaaaatttttattggaTGACCAATGAGCAGACTGAATTTGATTTATTATGAGAAAAACACCCAGAGATTCAGAGTCATATTTGGGATGGAGACAGCAAGCTGAGTTGGATTTATTCCAGATGATTGGAGTACTTTTGTTGGCATTTAATTTACTTGGGTTTTTTAATGTAACAACTACATTGCTTAACTTGTGATTTTcatcaattattttatctctttttttctcaCTCTTTTGTTCCCTTGCTGGACGTATGACTctaatatttctaatttataCATGTTTATCTTGTGTCATTTTAAACTTGTTTTGTTGTACCTTTTTGGAAGTGACATCTTGCAAATTGTTGGCACACTTATTGTAACCTTGAAATGACAGTTATTTGTGGGAGGAGTGgaatgaaagggaaaaagaaacaCAGGAAGATATCTCATCCAAATTCCTCAACTTGCGGTTTGTCTCACTTGAGGTATTGCCTTTACAAGCAATCATTTTTTCTCCATAATTTCATAGCAGTCAGATTTGTTGAGTTTTAAAAGTATTCGGGTTATACATCAAGCGGATCAAATTCCAAAAACTTAGATTTTTTTCCTTGGTCAGACTATAAAACCGAATAGACAAGAAATCTAGATCTCCTCGGCTGTCTAATGCTGATGCTCatatgaagatgataaatatttcTGTTGAGTACttgtaaaataaatagagagCAATGCTACACTTCATCCTAGATTTTGTCATCCTCAGTCACACGTACCATGTCACACATTTTAGGTGATTTCGTATGCCATCCAATTAGATGAAAAGCCACTTAAAATGTGTCAGATTGGCATTTGTGACTAGGGATGACAAAATCTAGTATGAAGAAACGGCATTTCTCATAGAAGTATATATTTTTGCTTTAAGTGCACTTCTTTTCCTGAACGAGATATTGCAAGAGTTGGGAGGTTTATTTTCTTGAAGCTTGTTAGATTGAAAAAGTTTTTtagtttctattattattttttattagaatatccATCCTCATCTGCAGTTCTACTCTATTTGTTTAGTTACTGAAGATGACTATCTGTTTGGTTACATAAGAGAACTCTCTCTATTTGGGTGATGGTTACAAGCTGAAACAAAATGAAGCAGATGCATTGTTATATACTTGATAtgttttgttattttacttTCCTCCCATATAGTTTGTTTTAACTTGTTCTTGCTAGCAttttctattattcattattatctCTTTCTGTCTTCCTCCCTGCGGCGGGTGTGTAAAGTCTTGTTCTTCTGACATTTTTCCATTCCATTCCATTGCGTGTCAGCTGCCGCAGCAGGAGAATTCATTTGACTGCGGTCTGTTTCTGCTCCACTATCTGGAGCTCTTTTTGACTGAAGTTCCTGTTAATTTCAGTCCATTCAAAATAATCAAATCCTCCAAGTTTGTAAGTCTGCTTAACATAGTCTCgtgaacttcttaactttcttcCCTTGTTTCAGTCCATTCTAAACAATCAAGTGCTCCCAAGTTTTTCATTGGCATTATTAATGACAACCTCAAACATATAAAGGTGTTCTTCGATCCTAACTCCCAATGCAcagcttttttttaatatatatatatattttatagttaataagaaattttattgccatgaataggcaaagcctaagtacacaggacgtatacaaaggaaatacctacttcacactaaaaatgaaaagaggctaagctttttttttttaatattgttggAAGAAAAGGAGAAGTTTGGACAATTGACTGTTCTGTTCTTTGTAACCGAAGCACCATGAACCCACATTCCTGAACATctttaatttgagattttataCTCAAACCCAGCGATTATGCTCTTTcagttttttattctttagatGCTAACATTgcaaacttatttattttctcagcTTAATGCAAATTGGTTTTCTCCTGCTGAGGCTTCCCTCAAGCGTACTATCATACAGAGGTTAATCTATGATATCCTTAAAAGTCGTTCTCCAGAAGTCTCTTCAGCTGCTTGCAGTGATGAAGATGAGCCCTCTGAAATTCCAGTGAAAAATAAGAATGAAACTTGTGTGGAGTTTCTTTCCAAGAGATGCAATCCTTCAATTGTTTACCATGGCAATAAATCAAGTTGCCAAGCTGGACCTGGTATCGAAATGACTCTATTATCAGCATCTTCAATGAGTTCCCAGTGTGCTAACAACTCAGGCTTGGTACTTACAGAGTTTCTTGAGTCAGGGGCCACTGCAGGATTGTTACTTGGACAATATCCATCTTGTGACCATCCATCATCTTATTATCATCTCAATGGTTCTATATCAACATCAGAGGTACTTTGGGaatcatttctctctctgtATGTTGCTTTGTCATGCTTGTGTATGTGCATGTCTAGTGTGTTGAGTTTGGAAACTGCCGTGTCTGCTGAAAACATGAACACTGATTTGGGCAATGCTTTGGgaatcatttctctctctttgtgcCAGTCATGGACCCATGTAATGAAGCTAATAAATACACGTCTCACCTTGTTTGTTTGATTAgggcctcgtttgttttaacaactcctctcaactcatctcatctaatcattacaactttct from Juglans microcarpa x Juglans regia isolate MS1-56 chromosome 4S, Jm3101_v1.0, whole genome shotgun sequence carries:
- the LOC121262817 gene encoding probable ubiquitin-like-specific protease 2B isoform X8; the protein is MLMRLTVALLVTLLIHVAFWVQRKRTLPKRKSCVCWILPCIPVLLLQNEPVDVVSEADESMNGNTASSPTSEMADDGVSLNGYASDHCFGNVEMDDINMEVVLCLDYVIYRDIYCTAALLTFSHNCIKISGSNPHGSEDIFDFEWGIDDLIDIRCQWMERVETVFIEIRRIVEDADQRISGIEELKMAVVDPNWSHKQQVITSLNMKYSAVWDVMVDTDLGIAGDDLRGQSHYFPNFDESFEEVVYPKGDSDAVSISKRDVDLLQPETFINDTIIDFYIKYLKNQIQPEDKHRFHFFNSFFFRKLADMDKDPTSASDGRAAFLRVRKWTRKVNIFEKDYIFIPINFNLHWSLIVICHPGEVARLKDDNLEKSPKVPCILHMDSIKGSHTGIKNLVQSYLWEEWNEREKETQEDISSKFLNLRFVSLELPQQENSFDCGLFLLHYLELFLTEVPVNFSPFKIIKSSKFLNANWFSPAEASLKRTIIQRLIYDILKSRSPEVSSAACSDEDEPSEIPVKNKNETCVEFLSKRCNPSIVYHGNKSSCQAGPGIEMTLLSASSMSSQCANNSGLVLTEFLESGATAGLLLGQYPSCDHPSSYYHLNGSISTSEDGVENSDPFVFLPSDEAGLRQMAGITPPARSNPYSPRACRGEASYNLGISVQEEHGNLDSSSETSNFAADDSDVDIIGTFPVGGNVGTSHKDETDEQTSPSAESTECLTGSPKLLGVSVVEGSQDPDKMHNSYGDGDQLPTQLLDVDVIDDSDMDITGNSSVGENVGTSQKEETDKQRSPSAENMECLTGSLASAASKLLDVSVVEGSKDPDKMLKIYGDGDQLPTHQEISISLHQDPDIIDNTAVACDNVLVTGDDQVAESYGQRAAKRLRLAPPHVAGDTMLMTGDNQVAE
- the LOC121262817 gene encoding probable ubiquitin-like-specific protease 2B isoform X5, whose translation is MKSSPRRAFDVFDFKEEDELPELASGKYLGKFKNPNLDNHAMLKYEFLECAVQGANVGRKEVDCVPCVDVDATDCGLTCDIADSCCLLGAEEENFTQKEELCVLDTALHSSSNEPVDVVSEADESMNGNTASSPTSEMADDGVSLNGYASDHCFGNVEMDDINMEVVLCLDYVIYRDIYCTAALLTFSHNCIKISGSNPHGSEDIFDFEWGIDDLIDIRCQWMERVETVFIEIRRIVEDADQRISGIEELKMAVVDPNWSHKQQVITSLNMKYSAVWDVMVDTDLGIAGDDLRGQSHYFPNFDESFEEVVYPKGDSDAVSISKRDVDLLQPETFINDTIIDFYIKYLKNQIQPEDKHRFHFFNSFFFRKLADMDKDPTSASDGRAAFLRVRKWTRKVNIFEKDYIFIPINFNLHWSLIVICHPGEVARLKDDNLEKSPKVPCILHMDSIKGSHTGIKNLVQSYLWEEWNEREKETQEDISSKFLNLRFVSLELPQQENSFDCGLFLLHYLELFLTEVPVNFSPFKIIKSSKFLNANWFSPAEASLKRTIIQRLIYDILKSRSPEVSSAACSDEDEPSEIPVKNKNETCVEFLSKRCNPSIVYHGNKSSCQAGPGIEMTLLSASSMSSQCANNSGLVLTEFLESGATAGLLLGQYPSCDHPSSYYHLNGSISTSEDGVENSDPFVFLPSDEAGLRQMAGITPPARSNPYSPRACRGEASYNLGISVQEEHGNLDSSSETSNFAADDSDVDIIGTFPVGGNVGTSHKDETDEQTSPSAESTECLTGSPKLLGVSVVEGSQDPDKMHNSYGDGDQLPTQLLDVDVIDDSDMDITGNSSVGENVGTSQKEETDKQRSPSAENMECLTGSLASAASKLLDVSVVEGSKDPDKMLKIYGDGDQLPTHQEISISLHQDPDIIDNTAVACDNVLVTGDDQVAESYGQRAAKRLRLAPPHVAGDTMLMTGDNQVAE
- the LOC121262817 gene encoding probable ubiquitin-like-specific protease 2B isoform X2 codes for the protein MKSSPRRAFDVFDFKEEDELPELASGKYLGKFKNPNLDNHAMLKYEFLECAVQGANVGRKEVDCVPCVDVDATDCGLTCDIADSCCLLGAEEENFTQKEELCVLDTALHSSSVSHEQPFSILDTKKFRNLDSDLERIDSSLEASPPGKGQINYDLLKSPSSNEPVDVVSEADESMNGNTASSPTSEMADDGVSLNGYASDHCFGNVEMDDINMEVVLCLDYVIYRDIYCTAALLTFSHNCIKISGSNPHGSEDIFDFEWGIDDLIDIRCQWMERVETVFIEIRRIVEDADQRISGIEELKMAVVDPNWSHKQQVITSLNMKYSAVWDVMVDTDLGIAGDDLRGQSHYFPNFDESFEEVVYPKGDSDAVSISKRDVDLLQPETFINDTIIDFYIKYLKNQIQPEDKHRFHFFNSFFFRKLADMDKDPTSASDGRAAFLRVRKWTRKVNIFEKDYIFIPINFNLHWSLIVICHPGEVARLKDDNLEKSPKVPCILHMDSIKGSHTGIKNLVQSYLWEEWNEREKETQEDISSKFLNLRFVSLELPQQENSFDCGLFLLHYLELFLTEVPVNFSPFKIIKSSKFLNANWFSPAEASLKRTIIQRLIYDILKSRSPEVSSAACSDEDEPSEIPVKNKNETCVEFLSKRCNPSIVYHGNKSSCQAGPGIEMTLLSASSMSSQCANNSGLVLTEFLESGATAGLLLGQYPSCDHPSSYYHLNGSISTSEDGVENSDPFVFLPSDEAGLRQMAGITPPARSNPYSPRACRDDSDVDIIGTFPVGGNVGTSHKDETDEQTSPSAESTECLTGSPKLLGVSVVEGSQDPDKMHNSYGDGDQLPTQLLDVDVIDDSDMDITGNSSVGENVGTSQKEETDKQRSPSAENMECLTGSLASAASKLLDVSVVEGSKDPDKMLKIYGDGDQLPTHQEISISLHQDPDIIDNTAVACDNVLVTGDDQVAESYGQRAAKRLRLAPPHVAGDTMLMTGDNQVAE
- the LOC121262817 gene encoding probable ubiquitin-like-specific protease 2B isoform X7, whose product is MKSSPRRAFDVFDFKEEDELPELASGKYLGKFKNPNLDNHAMLKYEFLECEEENFTQKEELCVLDTALHSSSNEPVDVVSEADESMNGNTASSPTSEMADDGVSLNGYASDHCFGNVEMDDINMEVVLCLDYVIYRDIYCTAALLTFSHNCIKISGSNPHGSEDIFDFEWGIDDLIDIRCQWMERVETVFIEIRRIVEDADQRISGIEELKMAVVDPNWSHKQQVITSLNMKYSAVWDVMVDTDLGIAGDDLRGQSHYFPNFDESFEEVVYPKGDSDAVSISKRDVDLLQPETFINDTIIDFYIKYLKNQIQPEDKHRFHFFNSFFFRKLADMDKDPTSASDGRAAFLRVRKWTRKVNIFEKDYIFIPINFNLHWSLIVICHPGEVARLKDDNLEKSPKVPCILHMDSIKGSHTGIKNLVQSYLWEEWNEREKETQEDISSKFLNLRFVSLELPQQENSFDCGLFLLHYLELFLTEVPVNFSPFKIIKSSKFLNANWFSPAEASLKRTIIQRLIYDILKSRSPEVSSAACSDEDEPSEIPVKNKNETCVEFLSKRCNPSIVYHGNKSSCQAGPGIEMTLLSASSMSSQCANNSGLVLTEFLESGATAGLLLGQYPSCDHPSSYYHLNGSISTSEDGVENSDPFVFLPSDEAGLRQMAGITPPARSNPYSPRACRGEASYNLGISVQEEHGNLDSSSETSNFAADDSDVDIIGTFPVGGNVGTSHKDETDEQTSPSAESTECLTGSPKLLGVSVVEGSQDPDKMHNSYGDGDQLPTQLLDVDVIDDSDMDITGNSSVGENVGTSQKEETDKQRSPSAENMECLTGSLASAASKLLDVSVVEGSKDPDKMLKIYGDGDQLPTHQEISISLHQDPDIIDNTAVACDNVLVTGDDQVAESYGQRAAKRLRLAPPHVAGDTMLMTGDNQVAE
- the LOC121262817 gene encoding probable ubiquitin-like-specific protease 2B isoform X3; the protein is MKSSPRRAFDVFDFKEEDELPELASGKYLGKFKNPNLDNHAMLKYEFLECEEENFTQKEELCVLDTALHSSSVSHEQPFSILDTKKFRNLDSDLERIDSSLEASPPGKGQINYDLLKSPSSNEPVDVVSEADESMNGNTASSPTSEMADDGVSLNGYASDHCFGNVEMDDINMEVVLCLDYVIYRDIYCTAALLTFSHNCIKISGSNPHGSEDIFDFEWGIDDLIDIRCQWMERVETVFIEIRRIVEDADQRISGIEELKMAVVDPNWSHKQQVITSLNMKYSAVWDVMVDTDLGIAGDDLRGQSHYFPNFDESFEEVVYPKGDSDAVSISKRDVDLLQPETFINDTIIDFYIKYLKNQIQPEDKHRFHFFNSFFFRKLADMDKDPTSASDGRAAFLRVRKWTRKVNIFEKDYIFIPINFNLHWSLIVICHPGEVARLKDDNLEKSPKVPCILHMDSIKGSHTGIKNLVQSYLWEEWNEREKETQEDISSKFLNLRFVSLELPQQENSFDCGLFLLHYLELFLTEVPVNFSPFKIIKSSKFLNANWFSPAEASLKRTIIQRLIYDILKSRSPEVSSAACSDEDEPSEIPVKNKNETCVEFLSKRCNPSIVYHGNKSSCQAGPGIEMTLLSASSMSSQCANNSGLVLTEFLESGATAGLLLGQYPSCDHPSSYYHLNGSISTSEDGVENSDPFVFLPSDEAGLRQMAGITPPARSNPYSPRACRGEASYNLGISVQEEHGNLDSSSETSNFAADDSDVDIIGTFPVGGNVGTSHKDETDEQTSPSAESTECLTGSPKLLGVSVVEGSQDPDKMHNSYGDGDQLPTQLLDVDVIDDSDMDITGNSSVGENVGTSQKEETDKQRSPSAENMECLTGSLASAASKLLDVSVVEGSKDPDKMLKIYGDGDQLPTHQEISISLHQDPDIIDNTAVACDNVLVTGDDQVAESYGQRAAKRLRLAPPHVAGDTMLMTGDNQVAE
- the LOC121262817 gene encoding probable ubiquitin-like-specific protease 2B isoform X6, with protein sequence MKSSPRRAFDVFDFKEEDELPELASGKYLGKFKNPNLDNHAMLKYEFLECAVQGANVGRKEVDCVPCVDVDATDCGLTCDIADSCCLLGAEEENFTQKEELCVLDTALHSSSVSHEQPFSILDTKKFRNLDSDLERIDSSLEASPPGKGQINYDLLKSPSSNEPVDVVSEADESMNGNTASSPTSEMADDGVSLNGYASDHCFGNVEMDDINMEVVLCLDYVIYRDIYCTAALLTFSHNCIKISGSNPHGSEDIFDFEWGIDDLIDIRCQWMERVETVFIEIRRIVEDADQRISGIEELKMAVVDPNWSHKQQVITSLNMKYSAVWDVMVDTDLGIAGDDLRGQSHYFPNFDESFEEVVYPKGDSDAVSISKRDVDLLQPETFINDTIIDFYIKYLKNQIQPEDKHRFHFFNSFFFRKLADMDKDPTSASDGRAAFLRVRKWTRKVNIFEKDYIFIPINFNLHWSLIVICHPGEVARLKDDNLEKSPKVPCILHMDSIKGSHTGIKNLVQSYLWEEWNEREKETQEDISSKFLNLRFVSLELPQQENSFDCGLFLLHYLELFLTEVPVNFSPFKIIKSSKFLNANWFSPAEASLKRTIIQRLIYDILKSRSPEVSSAACSDEDEPSEIPVKNKNETCVEFLSKRCNPSIVYHGNKSSCQAGPGIEMTLLSASSMSSQCANNSGLVLTEFLESGATAGLLLGQYPSCDHPSSYYHLNGSISTSEDGVENSDPFVFLPSDEAGLRQMAGITPPARSNPYSPRACRGEASYNLGISVQEEHGNLDSSSETSNFAADDSDVDIIGTFPVGGNVGTSHKDETDEQTSPSAESTECLTGSLASAASKLLDVSVVEGSKDPDKMLKIYGDGDQLPTHQEISISLHQDPDIIDNTAVACDNVLVTGDDQVAESYGQRAAKRLRLAPPHVAGDTMLMTGDNQVAE
- the LOC121262817 gene encoding probable ubiquitin-like-specific protease 2B isoform X4: MKSSPRRAFDVFDFKEEDELPELASGKYLGKFKNPNLDNHAMLKYEFLECAVQGANVGRKEVDCVPCVDVDATDCGLTCDIADSCCLLGAEEENFTQKEELCVLDTALHSSSVSHEQPFSILDTKKFRNLDSDLERIDSSLEASPPGKGQINYDLLKSPSSNEPVDVVSEADESMNGNTASSPTSEMADDGVSLNGYASDHCFGNVEMDDINMEVVLCLDYVIYRDIYCTAALLTFSHNCIKISGSNPHGSEDIFDFEWGIDDLIDIRCQWMERVETVFIEIRRIVEDADQRISGIEELKMAVVDPNWSHKQQVITSLNMKYSAVWDVMVDTDLGIAGDDLRGQSHYFPNFDESFEEVVYPKGDSDAVSISKRDVDLLQPETFINDTIIDFYIKYLKNQIQPEDKHRFHFFNSFFFRKLADMDKDPTSASDGRAAFLRVRKWTRKVNIFEKDYIFIPINFNLHWSLIVICHPGEVARLKDDNLEKSPKVPCILHMDSIKGSHTGIKNLVQSYLWEEWNEREKETQEDISSKFLNLRFVSLELNANWFSPAEASLKRTIIQRLIYDILKSRSPEVSSAACSDEDEPSEIPVKNKNETCVEFLSKRCNPSIVYHGNKSSCQAGPGIEMTLLSASSMSSQCANNSGLVLTEFLESGATAGLLLGQYPSCDHPSSYYHLNGSISTSEDGVENSDPFVFLPSDEAGLRQMAGITPPARSNPYSPRACRGEASYNLGISVQEEHGNLDSSSETSNFAADDSDVDIIGTFPVGGNVGTSHKDETDEQTSPSAESTECLTGSPKLLGVSVVEGSQDPDKMHNSYGDGDQLPTQLLDVDVIDDSDMDITGNSSVGENVGTSQKEETDKQRSPSAENMECLTGSLASAASKLLDVSVVEGSKDPDKMLKIYGDGDQLPTHQEISISLHQDPDIIDNTAVACDNVLVTGDDQVAESYGQRAAKRLRLAPPHVAGDTMLMTGDNQVAE